Proteins encoded by one window of Porphyrobacter sp. YT40:
- a CDS encoding neutral zinc metallopeptidase → MRLGPFDTSRINVRSSDGGGGGMGRAGGLGCGTLAIALIGALVFGLDPSQTIGLIEGVQQQTAPAGQGAGDGARQLSEAEVCTQSEYATEACNALTSLDETWSAAFARAGLRFEQPVLDLYRGGRVNTEGCGSATSAVGPFYCPADKGIYIDTGFYDQLARMSGTGGDFARLYVIAHEYGHHIQNITGLAGQVRAAQQRDPRAANQLQVAMELQADCYAGMWAGKNRNLIEPGDLEEGLKAASAIGDDTLQRNAGQRINPEGFTHGTSRQRMDALRRGLEARNDAACDVFFEGN, encoded by the coding sequence ATGCGGTTGGGGCCATTCGATACATCTCGGATCAACGTCCGCTCGTCGGATGGCGGTGGCGGCGGCATGGGCCGCGCTGGCGGGCTGGGTTGCGGCACGCTGGCGATCGCGCTGATCGGCGCGCTGGTGTTCGGGCTCGATCCGTCGCAGACCATCGGGCTGATCGAGGGCGTGCAGCAGCAAACCGCGCCCGCCGGGCAAGGCGCTGGCGACGGCGCGCGGCAGCTTTCCGAAGCGGAGGTCTGCACGCAAAGCGAATACGCGACCGAGGCCTGCAACGCGCTCACCAGTCTCGACGAAACCTGGTCCGCCGCCTTTGCCCGCGCGGGCCTGCGCTTCGAACAGCCGGTGCTCGATCTCTATCGCGGCGGCCGGGTCAACACCGAAGGCTGCGGCAGCGCGACATCGGCGGTGGGGCCGTTCTACTGCCCCGCCGACAAGGGTATCTACATCGACACCGGCTTCTACGATCAGCTCGCCCGGATGAGCGGCACCGGCGGCGATTTCGCGCGGCTCTATGTGATCGCGCATGAATATGGCCATCACATCCAGAACATCACCGGGCTGGCCGGGCAAGTGCGCGCCGCGCAGCAGCGCGATCCGCGCGCGGCGAACCAGTTGCAGGTGGCGATGGAGTTGCAGGCCGATTGCTATGCCGGGATGTGGGCGGGCAAGAACCGCAACCTGATCGAACCGGGCGACCTGGAGGAGGGCCTCAAGGCCGCCAGCGCGATCGGCGACGACACGCTCCAGCGCAATGCCGGGCAGCGGATCAATCCCGAAGGCTTCACCCACGGCACCAGCCGCCAGCGCATGGACGCGCTGCGGCGCGGACTGGAGGCGCGCAACGATGCCGCCTGCGACGTATTTTTCGAAGGAAACTGA